From the Bacteroidia bacterium genome, one window contains:
- a CDS encoding KTSC domain-containing protein: MERVSVSSSNLRSVGYDAASRTLEIEFLNGGLYRYTGVPASVHAGLMSASSHGSYFDAHIKKAGYPYTKLR; the protein is encoded by the coding sequence ATGGAAAGGGTCTCCGTCAGTTCAAGCAATCTGCGCTCAGTCGGCTACGACGCGGCGAGCCGCACTCTCGAAATCGAGTTCCTGAATGGAGGGCTGTATCGGTACACCGGGGTGCCGGCTTCCGTGCATGCGGGATTGATGTCCGCCTCGTCGCACGGCTCGTACTTCGACGCCCACATCAAGAAGGCTGGGTATCCGTACACGAAGTTGCGTTGA
- a CDS encoding host-nuclease inhibitor Gam family protein produces the protein MAKAKPDSAAIHSRAKDLMSNLKDLTIKRDTIQAKCDAKIKPVQNEFDKQIAPIAEQIATKEKALEDLVTEHRALLFTTDAKSLELPFGTFGFKDSPPSLQYLEDHSEETVIGLIKKFAKKFIPTWIKSKETLVKNAVKKAVDDGTFKEAGLEKLGLKIEAAEKFFYKIGKQKL, from the coding sequence ATGGCAAAAGCAAAACCCGATTCCGCAGCCATTCACTCCCGCGCCAAAGATCTCATGAGCAACCTCAAGGATCTGACCATAAAGCGCGATACGATCCAGGCAAAGTGCGATGCCAAAATCAAGCCCGTGCAAAACGAGTTTGACAAGCAAATCGCGCCCATTGCCGAGCAAATCGCCACGAAGGAAAAGGCGCTGGAAGATCTCGTCACCGAGCATCGCGCGCTGCTCTTCACCACCGATGCCAAGTCGCTCGAATTGCCCTTCGGGACATTCGGCTTCAAGGATTCGCCGCCCTCGCTGCAATACCTCGAAGATCACTCCGAAGAAACCGTCATCGGACTCATCAAAAAGTTCGCGAAGAAGTTCATTCCCACGTGGATCAAATCGAAGGAAACGCTGGTGAAGAACGCCGTCAAGAAAGCCGTGGACGATGGCACCTTCAAGGAAGCGGGGCTCGAAAAACTCGGCCTCAAAATCGAAGCGGCCGAGAAGTTTTTCTACAAGATCGGCAAGCAGAAACTCTAA
- a CDS encoding helix-turn-helix domain-containing protein: MAREKGTESQNEQILRHLKAGGSLTPLQALRKYGCLRLGARIYNLKARGHDIRKDLVTTPGGKRVARYSMPS; the protein is encoded by the coding sequence ATGGCACGCGAGAAAGGAACAGAGTCACAGAACGAGCAGATCCTCCGGCACCTCAAAGCCGGAGGATCGCTCACACCGCTCCAGGCCCTGCGCAAGTACGGTTGCCTGCGTCTCGGGGCGCGTATATACAACCTCAAGGCGCGTGGTCACGACATCCGCAAAGATCTCGTCACCACGCCGGGCGGTAAGCGCGTAGCCCGCTACAGCATGCCGTCGTAA
- a CDS encoding helix-turn-helix transcriptional regulator: MSKAFHRKFKTHCRRMGYTLRYVAKSCGVSPAYISKIMNDKTATLNPETLTAVHARMQHIMDNDEADIKACIEWIGLSMRSARPVVQRIALQRHLKSMQ; encoded by the coding sequence ATGAGTAAGGCATTTCACCGCAAATTCAAGACTCACTGCCGCCGGATGGGCTATACCCTGCGATACGTGGCAAAGTCGTGCGGGGTAAGTCCCGCATATATCAGTAAAATCATGAACGATAAAACGGCGACGCTCAATCCCGAGACGTTGACCGCTGTGCATGCGCGGATGCAACACATCATGGACAATGACGAGGCTGATATTAAGGCATGTATCGAATGGATCGGTCTGTCTATGCGAAGCGCTCGCCCCGTGGTGCAGCGGATCGCCCTGCAGCGGCACCTAAAATCAATGCAGTAA
- a CDS encoding insulinase family protein, which produces MITRTLSAVIGVALLLTGTLTAQNWAPKFEKFTLKNGLDVILHRDTTLPLISVSMAYRAGSSADKPGKTGIAQIAGEHLMLGTRKVPREKLLEFRSKYNAMIQAQTGVDWVNLSTTMPMNHLEAAIMIEADRLESIDDALTAESVGAAIKRLREEHAARAQKPLGTLNPKIFQELYDERHPYRHVTIGDADDLDSIGLADVRAFVRRNYHPGNGSLTIGGNFSLSAARNYVEKYFGRIQGNRGAQKWKTDAVFTPIGQGGFILEDNIRYNQLMLVFPTVAAGHPDEPALRLLAQVLAGSNEAVLRRNLPKQNPNIISVEASQSSQEVTGTFWLTITCKMDAQLQPVYDDVMRIVAAIADGGVPEDDLVSARNHMSMAFFAPMEAFYGFGGRCDLLNLGNLLAGSPLFNFNQFHASLAAGSPSLQRAAGSYLTQNNQLVVSILPAGKSSQAVTLQ; this is translated from the coding sequence ATGATAACTCGCACCCTTTCCGCCGTCATAGGCGTCGCGTTGCTGCTCACGGGCACACTCACCGCCCAGAACTGGGCTCCGAAATTCGAAAAATTCACGCTGAAGAATGGACTGGACGTTATCCTGCACAGGGACACCACGCTGCCGTTGATCAGTGTCTCCATGGCGTACCGGGCAGGATCGTCGGCCGACAAGCCCGGCAAAACCGGCATCGCCCAGATAGCCGGGGAGCATCTCATGCTCGGGACACGAAAAGTGCCGCGCGAGAAACTGCTGGAGTTTCGATCGAAATACAACGCCATGATTCAGGCGCAAACCGGGGTCGACTGGGTGAACCTCTCCACCACCATGCCAATGAACCACCTCGAAGCCGCCATCATGATCGAGGCGGATCGTCTCGAGAGCATCGATGACGCCCTGACCGCGGAATCCGTCGGCGCGGCCATCAAGCGCCTGCGCGAGGAACATGCAGCCCGCGCGCAGAAGCCGCTCGGAACACTCAATCCGAAAATCTTTCAGGAACTGTACGATGAGCGGCATCCCTACAGGCATGTGACCATCGGCGACGCGGACGATCTCGACAGTATCGGTCTCGCGGACGTCCGTGCCTTCGTCCGCAGGAACTACCATCCCGGCAACGGCAGTCTCACGATCGGCGGCAACTTCTCCCTCTCCGCAGCGCGCAATTATGTCGAAAAGTACTTCGGAAGGATACAGGGGAACCGCGGCGCGCAGAAATGGAAAACCGACGCCGTGTTCACTCCCATCGGACAAGGTGGGTTTATTCTTGAGGACAATATCCGCTACAATCAGCTCATGCTGGTGTTCCCCACCGTGGCGGCCGGCCATCCCGACGAGCCCGCGCTGCGCCTTCTCGCACAGGTGCTCGCCGGCTCCAACGAGGCCGTCCTGCGCCGCAATCTCCCGAAGCAGAATCCCAATATCATCTCCGTCGAGGCCTCACAGAGCTCGCAGGAAGTGACCGGCACATTCTGGCTGACCATCACCTGCAAAATGGATGCCCAGCTGCAACCCGTGTACGACGACGTGATGCGCATTGTCGCGGCCATTGCAGACGGCGGTGTGCCGGAGGACGATCTTGTTTCGGCGCGCAACCATATGTCCATGGCCTTTTTCGCGCCGATGGAAGCCTTCTACGGCTTCGGTGGTCGCTGCGATCTGCTCAACCTCGGCAATCTCCTGGCCGGCTCACCGCTGTTCAACTTCAATCAATTCCACGCCTCGCTGGCTGCCGGCTCCCCTTCCCTGCAGCGCGCTGCCGGCAGCTACCTCACGCAGAACAATCAACTCGTTGTCAGCATCCTCCCCGCCGGAAAAAGTTCGCAAGCCGTCACATTACAGTAG
- a CDS encoding cytochrome ubiquinol oxidase subunit I, producing MELDVLFLSRFQFALTIMFHYLFPPLSIGLGVLMVIMEGMYLKTKNRQYETMARFWTKIFAVVFAMGVATGIVMEFQFGTNWATYSRYVGDVFGSPLAAEGVFAFFLESGFLAILVFGWDRVGPKMHFFSTVMVSLGSMFSAVWIVVANSWMQTPAGYHIVGEGMTARAEITDFWAMVFNPSSVDRLTHTLIGCWILGAFFVMSITAYYILRGRHVEIAKKSFTIALVMGTLASLAALVSGHTQAHTVSQTQPAKLAAFEGHFETGPGTLYLFGIPDEETRQVRYGLGIPGGLSFLLYNDFDAPVKGLDQIPRDEWPPLQIPFQMYHLMVALGMYFIGITLLASWFRWRGTLFDKRWLLWIFVFSIIGPYIANQAGWIAAEVGRQPWIVYGLLRTSDALSKTVKAEEVLTSIILFSLIYLFLLAIWLYIMNDKIKHGPEELSPAGTGERRPLLETLSALADHGGPSLAHGDREEKEKK from the coding sequence ATGGAATTAGACGTACTGTTTCTCTCGCGATTTCAATTCGCGCTCACGATCATGTTCCATTATCTCTTCCCGCCGCTCTCCATCGGGCTCGGTGTGCTCATGGTGATCATGGAAGGGATGTACCTCAAAACGAAGAACCGCCAGTACGAAACCATGGCGCGGTTCTGGACGAAGATTTTCGCCGTCGTGTTCGCCATGGGCGTGGCCACCGGCATCGTCATGGAATTTCAGTTCGGGACCAACTGGGCTACCTATTCCCGTTATGTCGGCGACGTCTTCGGATCGCCGCTCGCGGCGGAAGGCGTGTTCGCGTTCTTCCTCGAATCCGGCTTCCTGGCCATACTCGTGTTCGGCTGGGATCGCGTCGGCCCGAAAATGCATTTCTTCTCCACTGTGATGGTCTCTCTCGGTTCGATGTTTTCGGCCGTGTGGATCGTCGTCGCGAATTCGTGGATGCAGACTCCCGCCGGATATCATATCGTGGGTGAGGGCATGACCGCGCGCGCGGAGATCACCGACTTCTGGGCAATGGTGTTCAATCCCTCCAGTGTGGACCGGCTCACGCACACACTCATCGGATGCTGGATTCTCGGCGCCTTTTTCGTGATGAGCATCACCGCGTATTACATTCTTCGTGGCCGCCATGTCGAGATCGCGAAAAAATCCTTCACCATCGCCCTGGTCATGGGAACCCTTGCGTCGCTGGCCGCCCTGGTTTCGGGTCACACGCAGGCGCATACCGTTTCGCAAACGCAGCCGGCGAAGCTGGCCGCCTTCGAGGGACACTTCGAAACGGGTCCCGGCACGCTGTACCTGTTCGGGATACCCGACGAGGAAACGCGGCAGGTGCGCTACGGGCTCGGCATTCCCGGCGGATTGAGTTTTCTCCTCTACAACGACTTCGACGCGCCGGTGAAAGGGCTCGATCAGATTCCCCGCGACGAGTGGCCCCCGCTGCAAATCCCTTTCCAGATGTATCATCTGATGGTGGCGCTCGGTATGTATTTCATCGGCATCACACTGCTGGCTTCGTGGTTCCGCTGGCGCGGAACGCTCTTCGACAAGCGCTGGCTGCTATGGATATTCGTGTTCTCCATCATCGGTCCCTACATCGCAAATCAGGCGGGATGGATCGCCGCCGAGGTGGGACGACAACCATGGATTGTGTACGGACTGCTTCGCACCAGCGACGCTCTTTCAAAAACGGTGAAAGCGGAGGAGGTGCTGACCTCCATCATTCTGTTTTCGCTGATCTATCTTTTCCTTCTCGCGATCTGGCTGTACATCATGAACGACAAGATCAAACACGGGCCCGAAGAGCTCTCACCCGCCGGAACCGGAGAGAGGCGTCCGCTGCTGGAAACCCTGTCCGCGCTCGCCGACCATGGCGGACCGTCTCTCGCACACGGCGACAGAGAAGAAAAGGAGAAGAAATAG
- the cydB gene encoding cytochrome d ubiquinol oxidase subunit II produces the protein MDLNIFWFILLGVLLTGYAILDGFDLGVGILHLFSKGDHERRIFMNSIGPLWDGNEVWLVTFGGALFAAFPNAYATAFSGFYLPFMFLLFALIFRAVSMEFRSKQEMRWWRRMWDGSFTVASTLATLLFGVAVGNMMIGLPIGPDMESQGTVLSMLNPFALLTGVFAVATFAMHGAIYLYLKTEGALQQRIHTWMWTTFGIFLVLYMVTTMATLVTLPSAVRNFQEIPWAWVVVLLNVLAIANIPRAIYLGKPFYAFISSCCTIAALTFLFGFSLFPNMIVSSLNPAWSLTIYNAASSQKTLGIMMWIAFLGMPFVLSYTIAIYWIFRGKTKLGKFSY, from the coding sequence ATGGATCTGAACATTTTCTGGTTCATACTGCTCGGCGTACTGCTCACGGGTTACGCCATACTCGACGGCTTCGACCTCGGTGTGGGCATACTGCACTTGTTCAGCAAGGGCGACCATGAGCGCCGGATTTTCATGAATTCCATCGGTCCGCTCTGGGACGGCAATGAAGTCTGGCTGGTGACTTTTGGCGGTGCACTGTTCGCGGCATTTCCAAACGCCTATGCCACGGCCTTTTCCGGTTTCTATCTGCCGTTCATGTTTCTGCTGTTCGCGCTGATATTCCGGGCCGTGTCCATGGAATTCCGCAGCAAGCAGGAGATGCGCTGGTGGCGCCGCATGTGGGACGGAAGTTTCACCGTTGCGAGCACACTCGCGACGCTGCTCTTCGGTGTGGCGGTGGGTAATATGATGATAGGCCTCCCCATCGGTCCGGACATGGAGTCGCAGGGCACGGTGTTGTCCATGCTGAATCCCTTTGCCCTCCTGACCGGCGTTTTCGCCGTCGCCACCTTCGCGATGCACGGCGCGATTTACCTGTATCTCAAAACCGAAGGCGCATTGCAGCAACGCATTCACACATGGATGTGGACGACGTTCGGGATTTTTCTCGTCCTCTACATGGTCACGACCATGGCCACGCTCGTAACATTGCCGAGCGCGGTAAGGAATTTTCAGGAAATCCCCTGGGCCTGGGTCGTCGTACTGCTGAACGTGCTCGCGATCGCGAACATCCCGCGCGCGATATATCTCGGAAAGCCGTTCTATGCCTTCATTTCCTCCTGTTGCACCATCGCGGCGCTCACGTTTCTCTTCGGCTTTTCGCTTTTTCCCAACATGATCGTATCGAGTCTGAATCCCGCATGGAGTCTGACCATTTACAACGCCGCGTCGTCACAAAAGACGCTCGGTATCATGATGTGGATCGCCTTCCTCGGCATGCCGTTTGTGCTGAGTTACACGATAGCGATTTACTGGATTTTCCGGGGGAAAACGAAACTCGGGAAGTTCAGCTACTGA
- a CDS encoding RNA methyltransferase, giving the protein MKKLLHHELSRPTPAEALQKSRNPLVIVVDNVRSLYNVGSIFRSCDGALVQKLYLCGYTPYPPRKEISKTSLSATESVPWEYVYDVTEVLRRLRQEGLAIAALEQTSQSVSCFDLAPEHFPLAVVVGNEITGVSDTVLPYCDLAIDIPMLGAKHSLNVAVATGVLCYECLRVLKETTIPCPSSAPKAEQR; this is encoded by the coding sequence GTGAAAAAACTGCTTCATCACGAGCTGTCCCGTCCGACACCGGCGGAAGCCCTGCAGAAATCCCGCAATCCACTCGTGATTGTCGTGGACAACGTCCGCAGTCTGTACAACGTCGGTTCGATCTTCCGGAGCTGTGATGGCGCGTTGGTGCAAAAACTGTATTTGTGCGGGTACACCCCCTATCCTCCGCGCAAGGAAATTTCCAAGACCTCGCTCAGCGCCACGGAGAGCGTGCCCTGGGAGTACGTGTACGATGTGACGGAAGTACTCCGACGCCTCAGGCAGGAAGGCCTGGCCATCGCCGCGCTTGAACAAACCAGTCAGAGCGTCTCCTGCTTCGATCTTGCTCCGGAGCACTTCCCGCTGGCCGTCGTGGTGGGGAATGAAATCACTGGTGTGTCCGACACGGTTCTCCCCTATTGCGATCTGGCCATTGACATCCCCATGCTTGGCGCCAAACACTCCCTCAATGTAGCTGTGGCGACGGGGGTGCTGTGCTACGAATGTCTGCGCGTCCTGAAAGAGACTACAATCCCATGTCCGTCTTCTGCGCCGAAAGCAGAACAACGATGA
- a CDS encoding TPMT family class I SAM-dependent methyltransferase, with product MSEVNLPEFWDEAYRSERDGWDMGTPTPVFDDILRRNGLDLREIGGADFRLTDHAPRAALPCSGRGYDALLFARYGFDVTAIDFSSEALKHLRELTPTPERLTLLHADLFDMPGDVRGSFHLIVEYTCVCAVDPSRRAELVRATHALLRPDGYALMLLFPIDGRPGGPPFSIDVDVWKQLMSPYFNLTFECTPTTSVKPRMGRERLMMWKKKEAGDTP from the coding sequence ATGTCTGAAGTGAATCTCCCGGAATTCTGGGACGAGGCCTACCGCAGCGAGCGGGATGGATGGGACATGGGGACGCCGACACCGGTGTTCGATGACATCCTCCGACGTAACGGTCTGGATCTGCGCGAGATCGGAGGAGCGGATTTCCGACTGACAGACCATGCTCCCCGGGCGGCTCTTCCGTGCAGCGGTCGCGGTTACGACGCCCTGCTCTTCGCCCGATACGGTTTTGACGTCACCGCCATTGATTTCAGCAGCGAGGCATTGAAGCACCTGCGTGAGTTGACACCCACGCCGGAAAGACTCACGCTGCTTCATGCGGACTTGTTCGACATGCCCGGAGACGTACGCGGGAGTTTTCATCTCATCGTCGAGTACACCTGTGTCTGCGCCGTCGATCCTTCGAGACGGGCTGAACTGGTGCGGGCGACACATGCGCTGCTCCGTCCGGATGGTTACGCGCTGATGCTCCTGTTTCCCATAGATGGTCGCCCGGGTGGTCCTCCCTTTTCCATCGATGTAGACGTATGGAAGCAGCTCATGTCGCCGTACTTCAATCTGACGTTTGAATGCACGCCGACCACTTCCGTCAAACCCCGGATGGGACGTGAGCGGCTCATGATGTGGAAGAAAAAGGAAGCGGGAGACACCCCGTGA
- a CDS encoding D-alanine--D-alanine ligase: MIIKRIAVLFGGRSGEHEVSLVSAQSVMNALDPAKFDVIPVGIDKRGRWWTGDGALELLRSGAGDCTPCTLPPEPGRGLLLFDEAGAHQLQIDAIFPVLHGTYGEDGCMQGLFELAGIPYVGAGVAGSAVAMDKVLQKRLHRESGLPVAEFLSFPSSLVLDSAEDIAPGVIEALGLPVFVKPPNLGSSVGISKATTEQELVAGMRLAAEFDTTVLVEHAVQDAREIEVAVLGNEQPIASVAGEIVPGNEFYDYDAKYVDGNSQLHIPAEMDTAFGAQLRDMAVRAFTALSLEGMARVDFLLSRSTGELIVNEVNTIPGFTSISMYPKLFEASGVPYPELLEQLIDLAIERHARISRLRREYTPKTDWHNANV; the protein is encoded by the coding sequence ATGATTATCAAACGCATCGCTGTCCTGTTCGGAGGCCGTTCCGGAGAACACGAAGTTTCTCTGGTGTCCGCTCAATCCGTTATGAACGCTCTTGATCCGGCGAAATTCGACGTCATCCCGGTCGGCATCGACAAGAGGGGGAGATGGTGGACGGGAGACGGGGCGTTGGAACTCCTGCGCAGTGGCGCCGGTGACTGCACCCCCTGTACGCTTCCGCCCGAACCGGGCCGCGGTCTGCTTCTCTTTGACGAAGCAGGTGCGCATCAGCTTCAGATCGACGCCATTTTCCCGGTGCTGCACGGCACCTACGGCGAAGACGGTTGCATGCAGGGTCTGTTCGAACTGGCCGGCATTCCCTATGTCGGCGCGGGAGTGGCGGGCTCGGCGGTTGCGATGGATAAAGTGCTGCAAAAGCGTCTGCATCGCGAATCCGGTCTTCCGGTCGCGGAATTTCTTTCCTTCCCTTCGTCGCTGGTGTTGGACAGTGCCGAGGATATCGCACCCGGCGTTATCGAAGCACTCGGGTTGCCGGTGTTCGTCAAACCGCCGAACCTCGGTTCAAGTGTGGGCATCAGCAAGGCCACGACGGAGCAGGAGCTTGTCGCAGGGATGCGCCTCGCCGCGGAATTCGACACCACCGTCCTCGTGGAGCACGCGGTGCAGGATGCGCGCGAGATCGAAGTCGCCGTACTCGGCAACGAACAGCCGATTGCAAGTGTCGCGGGTGAAATCGTCCCCGGCAACGAATTCTACGATTACGACGCGAAGTACGTGGACGGCAACTCGCAACTCCATATCCCCGCTGAAATGGATACCGCCTTTGGGGCGCAGCTCAGAGACATGGCGGTTCGCGCATTCACCGCGCTGTCGCTCGAAGGGATGGCGCGGGTGGATTTTCTGCTTTCGCGCAGCACGGGAGAGCTGATCGTCAACGAAGTAAACACCATTCCGGGCTTCACATCCATCAGTATGTACCCCAAATTGTTCGAGGCGAGCGGTGTTCCGTATCCGGAATTGCTGGAACAGCTGATTGATCTGGCCATCGAGCGGCACGCGCGCATCTCCCGGCTGCGGAGGGAATACACACCTAAAACCGACTGGCACAACGCCAATGTCTGA
- a CDS encoding DUF5683 domain-containing protein — translation MRNALSFLVFFICISAVSLSQEAGSGQSDPQHPSSNTASTGTDTVSPDSASVHSGKSPLGAVLRSAILPGLGQFYNEAYWKVPVVLGLTGFLIYGVVTEHATYTDYRDQYDASITTDVPSGNLRLKLFREFYRDRRDTYAWWLLIAYLFQIADAFVDAHLYSFDIGDVDALQLLPAANGLRLQLRF, via the coding sequence ATGCGGAACGCCTTGTCTTTTCTTGTTTTCTTCATCTGTATTTCGGCTGTCTCCCTGAGTCAGGAGGCCGGGTCAGGACAATCCGATCCGCAACATCCCTCCTCAAACACCGCAAGCACGGGCACCGACACTGTATCACCAGACTCTGCCTCTGTACACTCAGGCAAATCTCCTCTTGGCGCGGTGCTTCGCTCGGCTATCCTGCCCGGACTGGGGCAGTTCTACAACGAAGCGTACTGGAAGGTGCCGGTGGTTCTCGGTCTCACAGGATTTCTCATCTACGGTGTGGTGACAGAGCACGCGACCTACACGGATTATCGCGACCAGTACGACGCTTCAATTACCACCGACGTACCATCGGGGAACCTCCGCTTGAAGCTTTTCAGGGAATTCTACCGCGACCGCCGCGACACCTATGCCTGGTGGCTTCTCATCGCGTATCTGTTCCAGATCGCCGACGCTTTCGTGGATGCCCATCTTTACAGCTTCGACATCGGCGACGTCGATGCACTGCAACTTCTCCCTGCCGCCAACGGTCTGCGACTGCAACTTCGTTTCTGA
- a CDS encoding DedA family protein, with product MIFGWIRSMYDWVEGFSTKPGALWALFIIAFMESSFFPIPPDVLLIALAVAMPARSMKFAAICTVGSVLGGMFGYFIGYELMDLIGRPIIDFYNAGAYWLKVEEAYRGPVGVWFLVAAAFTPIPYKVATIAAGATLMPFLPFVIASALGRAARFFLVAGLIWKFGPSIKTFIEKYFDKLSIAFVILLVLGFVAVKYVF from the coding sequence ATGATTTTCGGTTGGATACGATCAATGTATGATTGGGTCGAGGGCTTCTCGACGAAACCGGGCGCACTGTGGGCACTGTTCATCATAGCGTTTATGGAATCGTCCTTTTTCCCGATTCCACCGGATGTATTACTTATCGCGCTCGCGGTGGCCATGCCTGCCCGCTCGATGAAGTTTGCGGCGATTTGCACCGTCGGCTCGGTACTGGGAGGCATGTTCGGATATTTCATCGGCTATGAGCTGATGGATCTCATCGGAAGGCCGATCATCGACTTTTATAATGCCGGTGCGTACTGGCTAAAGGTGGAGGAAGCGTATCGCGGGCCGGTCGGCGTGTGGTTCCTGGTCGCAGCCGCGTTTACTCCCATTCCCTACAAAGTGGCCACTATCGCCGCGGGCGCGACACTCATGCCGTTTCTGCCCTTCGTTATCGCATCGGCGTTGGGGCGTGCCGCACGATTCTTCCTCGTCGCCGGACTGATCTGGAAATTCGGGCCGAGCATCAAGACTTTTATCGAAAAATACTTCGACAAACTCTCCATCGCCTTTGTGATTCTGCTCGTGCTCGGCTTTGTCGCTGTCAAGTACGTGTTCTGA